The nucleotide sequence ACGGCACCGAGGCGGGCGACCGCGAACCAGCTGACGAGGTACTCGGGTGTCGAGGCCATCAGGAGTGCGACCCGGCTGCCCGGGCCGATCCCGCGGTCGGCGAGGTTGCGTGCGGCGGCCTCGACTCGGGCGTCGAGCTCACCGACGGTGTGGTCCCGTCGTTCATGGGTGAACAGGACGTCGTCGGGCCGGCGGCGGGCCTCCCGGCCGAGAAGGTCGCTGAGGGTGCGCTCGGGGAACGGGATCCGGGCCAGCGGCCCGGTCGTGATACCCGAACCGGGCGCGTGCATCGTGGTCATCCGACTCCTTCCACGTCGTCGTGGACAAACCGACTAGTCGGTATGAATGTAGATGAGTGCCGGGGTCCCGGCAAGACCGTGAAGGTCAGTAGCCCTTGCCGGCGGTCCAGCCGCCGTCGGCGAAGAGGGTGGTCCCGTTGACGTAGTCCGAGTCGGGGCCGCTCAGGAACAGGACAGGGCCCGCGATCTCGTCGGCCTGGCCCCACCTGCCCATCGGGGCGTTCGTGCGGATCGTGCGGGTCATCTCGTCCGACCGGAAGTACTCGCTGGTCAGCGGGGTCTCCACGACGCCGGGTGCGATCGCGTTGCACCAGATGCCGCGAGAGCCGAACTCGTAGGCGATCGTCCGGGTCAGCATGATCACGCCGGCTTTCGCCGCGCAGTAGGCGGCCCGGTCGCCGAAGGCGATGTGTCCGGCCATCGACGCGATGTTGACGATCTTCCCGTGGCCCTGGTCGATCATGCCCGGGATCGCGGCGCGGGAGAGCACGAACGGTGCGGTGAGGTCGATGTCCAGGGTTCCTCGCCACTGCGTGGGCGTCAGCTCCAGGATCGGCGCGACCTGTCTGGTCCCGGCGTTGTTCACCAGGACGTCGAGGCGGCCGAACCTGTCCCGGACCCGGTCGGGCAGCGCCTCGGCTCGGGCGTCGTCGGTGAGGTCGAGTGCGAAGGGGGCCACGTCGTCACCGCTCCCCAGCTCGTGGACGGCGGAGTCGAGCGCGCTCTTGTCGAGGTCGGACAGTGCGACACGCGCTCCGGCGGCGCGCAGGCGCGCGGAGATCGCGCGCCCCAGTCCACCGCAGGCGCCGGTCACCAGCGCGACGCGTCCCTCGAGTACCGGTGTCATTGCCACTCCATTCCATCTGGTCGGAATGATAGTGATACCGAACGGCGGGCCGACCCGCCAGAGTCAGAGGACGGCCGCCGCGGTCACCTTCGCGCCGACGCTCTGCAACGACATCGATGCGAGCTGGCGGGCGATCTCGTCCGGGGTGCGGGACCCGCCCTCGCCGTACCACTGGTAGGGCCAGATCCACATGCCGAGCATGCCCAGCGCTGCGACGTCGGGGTCGATCCCCTCGTCGAAGTCGCCGCCGGCCACTCCGCGGCGGACCACGTCCTTGAAGATCGCGGTCGAGCGGCGGCGCTTGTCCAGGATCGCCGATCGGACCTCGCCGTCGAGGACGTGGAGCTCGCGGAAGAACACCATCACGTGCTTCTGGTACTCGATGCAGATGCGGGTGGTCGAGTACGCCATGTGCGCCAGCTGCTCCGTGGGGGAGTCGTAGCCGGCGAGAGCGGCCTCCTGAGATTCCAGTGCCCGGTCGATGAACTCGTCGTGGATGATGTGGAGGACGTCCTCCTTGGTGGCGAAGTGGTGGTAGAAGGCCCCCTTGGTCACCCCGGCCCGCTGCACGACGTCCTGCATCGAGGCGCGGCTGAACCCCTTCTCGGCGAAGAGGTTCAGCGCGGCGTCGAGTAGAACGCGTCGCGTCTCGACGGGGTCGTAGCTGCGCTCGGGGGCCTTGCGGGGCACGGAATCCTCCCTGGCCGTCCGGTGATGGTCGCGGTTCGGCGCGTTCCGACCGGATGGTATCCCGCCTCCTCACGACCACCGGCAAGGCGTTCGGTCCGCCCCAGGGCCTGTGCAGCATTCCGACTAGATGGTATGAAATGCGGCGGGCTGCTCTGGTGGCCGCCCGGTGGGAACTGTCGATGCAAGGAGGCATCCGTGAAGACTCGTGCCGCGATCATCCGTGAAACGCCGGGGAAGTTCGAGGTGGTCGACATCGACCTCGACGACCCTCGCCAGGGCGAGATCCGCGTCAAGCTCGCCGCGACCGGGCTCTGCCACTCCGACGACCACCTGCAGACCGGCGATCT is from Pseudonocardia autotrophica and encodes:
- a CDS encoding SDR family NAD(P)-dependent oxidoreductase, translated to MTPVLEGRVALVTGACGGLGRAISARLRAAGARVALSDLDKSALDSAVHELGSGDDVAPFALDLTDDARAEALPDRVRDRFGRLDVLVNNAGTRQVAPILELTPTQWRGTLDIDLTAPFVLSRAAIPGMIDQGHGKIVNIASMAGHIAFGDRAAYCAAKAGVIMLTRTIAYEFGSRGIWCNAIAPGVVETPLTSEYFRSDEMTRTIRTNAPMGRWGQADEIAGPVLFLSGPDSDYVNGTTLFADGGWTAGKGY
- a CDS encoding TetR/AcrR family transcriptional regulator; this translates as MPRKAPERSYDPVETRRVLLDAALNLFAEKGFSRASMQDVVQRAGVTKGAFYHHFATKEDVLHIIHDEFIDRALESQEAALAGYDSPTEQLAHMAYSTTRICIEYQKHVMVFFRELHVLDGEVRSAILDKRRRSTAIFKDVVRRGVAGGDFDEGIDPDVAALGMLGMWIWPYQWYGEGGSRTPDEIARQLASMSLQSVGAKVTAAAVL